The following DNA comes from Polynucleobacter sp. MG-6-Vaara-E2.
TTCGTCAAATAATCCTTTGCATTAAAGTTCAAAGCTTGGATTTGGCGCTCTCTCGCATAAAGAGTGGAAACAATATCAGATAATTTCGGAGTACCAATCTCAGTACGTGCTACTGAATTGACCAGCTGACCAATCTTGAGATCGAATGCCTGGCTGGCATAGAATTGTTCTTCATTAAGACCATTGCTAACTAGTAATTGCTTAAAGCGAGCATCATCAAAGCTACCATCTTGACGGTATAGAGCGCGAATTTGCGGGATGCTTTGTAAATTTTTAACCAGGGCTTCCTTGCTGACTTGCAAACGAAGGCTTGCAACAGCAAAACCCAAAATACGTTGCTGTAACAAATCATCCAAAATAGCCTGTCGAAATTGCAAGTTCTGCGCAATTTGCAAATTTCCACCAACACGCTCTGCTTGACGTTTCGCTGCGTTATCCACCTCTTGTGCAGTAATCGGTTTACCGTTGACTTTTACTAGATCGGTTTCCTTATCCATAAAACCGGAGTAGCTAGAAATACCGAACATGACAAATGACGGAACAATAAATAACATCAGCACAAGCTGCAGTAATTTTTGATGCTTACGGACGGTATCAAACATGTATGAGTTCGCTAGTAATAATAAGTAGTATCGCGTTTAGATAAACGGGAATGATAGGATTTTACTAGGGAGGAAAGGTTTTGAGCAGAAAGCCATGAAAAGGCTTAAGCATGTGAATATTTGGTGGGCGCTGAGAGGCTCGAACTCCCGACATTCTGCGTGTAAGGCAGACGCTCTACCAACTGAGCTAAGCGCCCCAAAATATTACAAGGAGAGATTGTAACCTAAACGTGGATTTATTGACCGAAAACCACCAAAACCAGCCCATTCTTAAGCGCGGTTTTGGTGGGCATCACTAGCAGATGAAAAGCTTTAATGCTTGAGCACATCTCCTGAAGAAACGCTCTCTTTAGCTTTGCTGGCTTCAGATACCTTCTTTGCTAACTCCTCAGGGGTCGGATCAGGTAAAGCCTCTGGCATACGCTCTAGCGCAAGTTCAAGGACTTTATCAATCCAGCGAACCGGAACGATTTCGATTGCATTCTTAACGTTGTCAGGAATTTCAATAAGATCTTTCACGTTTTCTTCTGGGATCAAGGCAAGTTTGATACCTCCGCGATGAGCTGCAAGTAGTTTTTCTTTTAGGCCGCCTATTGGAAGTACTTCACCACGCAAGGTAATCTCGCCGGTCATTGCCACATCCGAACGAATTGGAATGCCTGTAAAGACAGAAACCAGGGCCGTTGTAATGGCGATACCGGCTGATGGACCATCTTTAGGAGTAGCACCATCTGGGAAGTGAATATGAATATCTTTCTTCTCAAATGCCTCATCAGAAATACCAAGTCGCTTAGCTCTTGAGCGGACAACAGTGCGAGCAGCTTCTACTGATTCCTTCATCACGTCACCAATAGATCCGGTGCGTGTGATAACACCTTTACCAGGCATAGTAGCGGCTTCAATGGTGAGAAGATCACCGCCAACCTCTGTCCAAGCCAAACCAGTTACCTGTCCAACTTGATTTTCTTTACCGGCTAAGCCGAAATCAAACATACGCACTGATAAGAACTTCTCTAAATTGTCTGCATTGACAACTACGGGAGCAGCCTCTTTCTTCAAGAGCAACAGCTTGACTACCTTACGGCAAATCTTGCTAATTTCTCTCTCTAGGGAGCGCACACCAGCCTCACGAGTGTAGTAGCGAATCATGTTGCGAACAGCACTTTCTTCAATCTTGAGTTCGTCCTTTTTCAAACCATTATTTTTGATTTGTTTTGGAATCAAGTAATTGACAGCAATACTGGTCTTCTCATCTTCCGTATAACCGGCTAAACGAATGATCTCTAGACGATCTAGTAATGGGCCTGGAATATTCAATGAATTTGACGTAGCCACAAACATCACATCAGACAGATCGAAGTCCACCTCGACATAGTGATCTTGGAAAGTGTGGTTCTGCTCTGGATCCAAAACCTCAAGCAGTGCACTGGCAGGATCTCCGCGAAAGTCCATACCCATCTTGTCGACTTCGTCCAAGAGGAATAAGGGATTACGAACGCCCACCTTCGTCAGACTAGTCAAAATTTTGCCCGGCATAGAGCCGATATAGGTGCGACGATGGCCACGAATCTCAGACTCGTCACGCACACCACCTAGCGCCATTCGTACGAATTTTCTATTCGTTGCACGGGCAATCGATTGACCTAAAGATGTCTTACCAACACCAGGGGGTCCAACCAAGCAAAGAATCGGCGCCTTCACTCGATCAACTCGCTGCTGAACCGCGAGGTACTCCAAAATACGTTCTTTCACTTTATCTAACCCATAGTGATCTTCATCCAACACTTTTTCTGCATTAGAAAGATCATTATTGATTTTGGTTTTTTTCTTCCAAGGGAGATTCACCAAGGTATCAATGAAGTTACGGATGACAGTAGCCTCAGCTGACATCGGCGACATCAATTTGAGTTTCTTTAATTCAGACTCGGCTTTTTTTAGAGCTTCTTTAGGCATACGTGCTGCCTTTATTCGCTTTTCTAGCTCCTCAAGATCAGCGCCCTCTTCGCCCTCACCCAATTCTTTTTGAATCGCCTTTACCTGTTCATTCAAGTAGTACTCGCGCTGACTCTTCTCCATTTGGCGCTTTACACGACCACGGATACGCTTCTCCACTTGAAGAATATCAATCTCACTTTCGAGATCGGCTAAAAGACTTTCAAGTCGCTGCACGACATCAGTCATCTCCAGTAAACGCTGCTTCTGCTCAAGCTTCACTGGTAAGTGAGCACAGATCGTGTCGGCCAAACGACTTGGATCATCAATACCGCCAAGTGATGACAGGATTTCTTGTGGAACTTTTTTATTCAGTTTTACGTACTGATCAAATTGCGCCATGATGGCGCGGCGCAATGCTTCCGTTTCATGCGCATCAATCGCATTCAAAGCAGTAGGTGTCGCTTCACAATTGAAATAACCAAGGCTATCTTCAATCTGACTGACTTCAGCACGTTGCACACCTTCTACAAGCACCTTAACGGTGCCATCAGGAAGTTTGAGCATTTGTAAGATGTTGGCGATACAACCAACCTCATAAAGATCTTCAATACCAGGCTCATCCTTGGCAGCAGTCTTTTGAGCCACTAGCAGGACGTTTTTACCGGTTTCCATTGCAGCCTCTAAGGCTTTAATGGATTTTGGGCGACCCACAAACAAAGGGATCACCATATGCGGGAATACAACTACATCCCGCAATGGGAGTAAAGGTAGTTGAATCGGCTCAGAGGGTAGTAATAAGTGGCCAGGCATGGGGCAATTCCTCCAAAGTAATCAATCCTCAAGCATCAATATCTAGCAGCTTCAATTTATAAGGCACTAAATACAGACGTTATTATTGAGTAGCATACTACCTATATGGGTAGCACTTTGAGAAATTCAAGGGGAAAAAGTGCGAAAAAAGGGCAAAAATACCCAAAAAATAGCAAAAAGCCTAAGAATTTAGGCTTTTTTGCTTAAATCGGACTGATCTAAATCTTGCTTATAGACCAAGAGTGGTTTCCCACCCTCTGCAATGCTCGCTTCGTCAATCACAACCTTCTGCACATTCTTTAAGGATGGAAGGTCATACATGACATCCATTAGAGAGCCCTCAAGGATGGAGCGAAGACCACGAGCACCTGTTTTGCGTGCTATTGCCTTTTTGGCAATAGCTGAAAGTGCTTCACGACGTACTTCAAGCTCAGAGCCTTCCATAGTCAACAGTGCTTGATATTGCTTTACAAGGGCATTCTTGGGCTCAGTCAGAATCTGAATCAAGGCCTCTTCATCCAACTGGGCTAGTGTTGCCACAACTGGCAAGCGACCAATCAATTCTGGAATCAAACCAAACTTAATCAAATCTTCTGGTTCAACCTCAATGAGCAAATCGCTAACACCGCGATCATCCTTACCCGGTACTGCAGCGTTAAAGCCGATACCTGTTTTTGCTGTGCGTTGTTGAATGACTTTTTCGAGTCCATCAAATGCTCCGCCGCAAATAAATAAGATATTGGTGGTATCCACTTGTAAGAAATCTTGGTTAGGATGCTTGCGTCCGCCTTGCGGAGGTACAGAGGCCATCGTACCCTCAACTAACTTGAGCAAAGCCTGCTGAACACCCTCACCGGATACGTCACGCGTGATCGATGGGTTGTCAGACTTACGTGAAATCTTATCTATCTCATCAATGTAAACAATACCGCGCTGTGCTTTTTCTACGTTGTAATCACAAGCCTGTAAAAGCTTTTGAATAATGTTTTCTACGTCTTCACCAACATATCCAGCTTCAGTCAATGTTGTAGCGTCAGCCATTACGAACGGTACATCCAACATACGCGCCAATGTTTGGGCTAACAATGTCTTACCGGACCCAGTTGGACCAATTAATAAGATATTACTTTTAGCCAACTCAACACCGTCAACGATTGCTTTAGCTGGAGCCTTTGATTCTTTTTTATCTATAGCCTCAACTGCTTTGCCATCCTTGTCTAGCTTCTCTTTTTTAGGCTTAGGCAAGTACTGCAAACGCTTATAGTGGTTATAAACAGCTACTGCCAAGGTTTTCTTAGCATGGTCTTGACCAATGACATACTGATCTAGATTCTCGCGTATCTGATGAGGTGTTGGTAATGAATCATCGTCCTCTTCCTTAGGAAGCTTGGCAATTTCTTCCTGAATAATATCTGTACATAAATCAATACATTCATCACAAATAAATACTGATGGACCGGCAATCAGTTTTTTTACCTCGTGCTGACTCTTGCCGCAAAAAGAGCAATACAAAACTTTATCGCTTGAATTGGTAGTGGTATCGCTCAATGTGTTTACTCAAAGAAAATAATTAGGTACTTAAGGACGCTTTTCGATTACTTTGTCAATCAAGCCATATTCCTTGGCTTGGTCTGCTGACATGAAGTTATCGCGATCAGTGTCTTTTGCAATGGTTTCAATCGACTGACCTGTGCGATCAGCCAAAATTTTATTCAGACGCTCACGCAAATACAGAATCTCACGGGCTTGAATTTCAATATCAGAAGCCTGACCACGAGCACCGCCTAGTGGCTGATGAATCATAACGCGAGAGTTAGGTAGTGCATAACGCTTATCCTTTTCACCGGCACACAACAAGAATGCGCCCATACTCGCGGCCATACCCATGCATAAGGTACTGACGTGGGGCTTAATGAATTGCATCGTGTCATAAATCGCCAAGCCAGCAGATACAGATCCACCTGGGGAGTTGATATACAAAGAAATATCTTTGTCTGGGTTTTCACTCTCTAGAAACAATAACTGTGCAATGACCAAGTTTGCTGTTTGATCATTTACTTCGCCAACCAAGAAAACTACGCGCTCTCTCAGTAAGCGTGAATAAATGTCATATGCACGCTCACCACGTCCAGAGGTCTCAATGACCATCGGAACCAAGCCCAATCCTTTAGGTTCTAAATCATCAGATTGAAAATGGTTCAGATTCATATTGAGACCTTTGTTGTTAAATAGTTAGATTTATTTTAGCTTGCTTAACTCTTCGAAACTAATCGCCTTGTCACTAACTTTAGCTAATGATGTGAAATGCTTGATCACATTGTCTTCTAGGACTAGGTTTTCGATATCTTTGAGGCGACTTGGGTTGCTATAGAACCAACGAACCACTTCTTTTGGATCTTCATAGGTGGCTGCTTGCTCATCGATTTCAGCTTTAATTTGATCGGCTGTAGCAGCGAGATTATTTTGCTTAACTAGGTCACCCAAGATCAAGCCGAGACGTACACGCTTTAGCGCCTGCTCAGCAAAAATCTCAGCAGGAATTGGAGCATCCTTTGCATTTGGAATGCCGCGCTGCATAAGGTCCTGACGGGCACCCTCAACCAAACGCTCTTGCTCAGAGGCAACCAGTGACTTAGGAACATCAAGTTCACATAATTCATTTAGTTTATCCATCACTTCATTTTTCAACAAAGAGGTGATGCGGCGCTTTACTTCGCGATCTAAATTTTGTTTTACTTCTTCACGCATCTTTGCAACACCACCTTCAGCAACACCTAAGGAGAGAGCAAATGCATCATCAACCGCAGGCAAATGTGCCCAGTTAACAGACTTCACGATAATTGTGAATTCAGCAGTTTTTCCAGCGACATCTTTGCCGTGGTAATCCGCAGGGAAACTGAGTGGGAATGACTTGCTTTCGCCTGCTTTCAAGCCCAAGGTAGCAGCCTCAAACTCAGGAAGCATACGACCCTCGCCTAATACGTATTCAAAGTTTTCGGCTTTGCCGCCAGTAAATTCAACGCCATCAATCTTGCCAACGAAGTCGATCACTACTTGGTCACCGTTTTGAGCAGCTGTATTAGCACCACCATCACCATGAGCACCGGCTTCGCCGCGTGGGTGATAATGAACTTGCTGCTTACGTAATACATCAAGAGCACGGTCAATCTCAGGATCACCGATTTCGGTTGTGTACTTCGTTACTTCTGCTTTGCTGAAATCACCAATCTTGACTTCAGGGAGCACTTCAAAAAATGCATCGAATATGATTGTGTCAGCATCAAGCTCACTCTTTGGTTCAAGACGAGGTTGTCCGGCTAACTTAACACCCTCTTTTTGACTTTGCTCATAAAAGAGTTCGGAGGCTTTATCAAACTGAAGTTCGAAATCCACTTGCATGCCATACTGCTTTTCGACAATATTCTTAGGCACTTTGCCAGGACGGAAGCCGGCCATTTTCATGGTCTTGCCAACTTTAACCAAACGAGCTTCACGCGCTTTCGCCAAATCGGCACGAGCGAATTCCAAAGTCATTTTGCGGTCTAATGAACCTAAATTTTCTATCTGCACAGCCATTCTCGTCTCTTAATTGAAATCTGGAAATGTGAAGTCCAAGCCAAGTAGCAATCTTGTGGTGCGAGGAGGGGGACTCGAACCCCCACACCATTTCTGGCGTCAGGACCTAAACCTGGTGCGTCTACCAATTTCGCCATCCTCGCGAATATCCGCAAACACTGCCAAGCTTAGACTTCACTCTAAAGACCATAATTCTACAATGCTTAGGGTTTTAGAGGCTTTTTAGGCCTTGTAGAGCAAAGCAACTGCATGGACTGCTATGCCCTCACCCCGACCCAAATGGCCCAGGGATTCATTGGTTTTAGCCTTGAGGTTCACATGACTTGGAGTAACAGCCAAATCAGCGGCAATGTTTTTGACCATTTCTGGCAAAAAATCAGCCAATTTAGGCTTTTGACAAATGATGGTGGCATCCACATTGCCAACGTGATAACCGGCAGCTTGAACCTTCTGAAGGGCTGCTCTGAGCAGAATACGGCTATCCATGTCTTTGAATTGAGGATCGGTATCTGGAAATAACTGCCCAATATCATTTAAGCCCGCTGCTCCAAGTAGAGCATCCGTTAAAGCATGCAATAAAGCATCAGCATCAGAGTGACCCAATAAACCCTTTTCATAAGGTACATGAACGCCGCCCAGAATTAATTTGCGATCAGCAACAAGAGCGTGAACGTCATAACCTTGACCAATTCGAAATTGTGGAATGTGTAAGTTGGTTTGAGTCATATCAAGATCTTTGCAAAATATTACCGTTACTTTCCTGAACTCAGGAGCAATTGCATCAATTCCCAGTCTGCTGGATGAGTCACTTTGAAATTGCGAGTAGCGCCTTCTATTAATAGTGGCTTAACACCTGTTAGCTCTATAGCGCTTGCTTCATCTGTCACATCTGCCTCCAGCCTAATGGCATCTTCAAGGGCATCATGCAACTTCTTTAAGGCAAACATCTGCGGTGTTTGAGCTTGCCAAAGATGTTCACGGGGAATCGTTTTCTCAGCATGCGGCAAATTACCTGCAATTGCAGAATCGAGATCGGCCTGCTTCAATGTATCAGCTAAAGGGACAGCCAATATGCCGCCTGAGATTGATAACTGAACAGTTTTAATTAACTTCTCTATTAATGCTGGCGTGATACCTGGTCTCGCAGCATCGTGAACTAGTATCCAGTCACTCTCTGCAATCCCAGAGTCTAATAATGCTCGCAAAGTATTGCGGACCGTTTCTTGTCTTGTTGGTCCACCAGTGGGCAAAAAATGAATGGGTTTACCGCCCTTTTCAAGACTCTTCAGAATGGGATTGTCGATAAAACTTGGGGAGACACCAACCCAGATTGATTCAATCTCAGGGGACTGCAAAAAAGCTTCAAGGGCGTATGCCAACATGGGCTTTCCAGCTAATTGCTGAAATTGCTTAGGTAACTGCCCGCCAAGACGAGAGCCAGTACCCGCCGTTGGCAAGAGCGCATGGCACTTCATATTTGATTGGTTTGGTAAGCCCATGCCTGATTCTATAATGAGCGTAGATGTCTGATGCATTAAATCTAGTACCCCCCATACCCGCGCCACGGGCTGGGCAGCGCTTTACCTTTTCGGGGCTAGTGGGATCAGCTGATGCGGCTCTCCTCGCTCAATCCGCCCTACGTTATCGCAATGATTTCTCGGTCATGGTCGTTTTCTGCGCTCAGGCGCAGGAAGCCCAAAGGCTCGTTGAAGAAATTCCAGCATTTGCACCACAACTGAAAGTTCGCCTATTACCAGACTGGGAAATCCTTCCTTACGATCACTTTTCCCCACACCAGGATTTAGTGTCAGAGAGACTGGCGACGCTTTATGAGCTGCTGAATGGAAGCTGTGACATTGTTTTAGTTCCTGTGACTACTGCATTACAACGCTTAGGCCCGCCACAATTTTTATCCGGTCATACCTTTTTCTTTCGGCAAGGCGACAAGCTTAATGAAGCGGCATTAAGACTTCAACTGCAACAAGCGGGATACGATCCGGTGAGCGCAGTGATGCGCCCGGGCGAATACAGCATTCGTGGTGGGTTAATTGATTTATTTCCAATGGGCTCGAGTTTGCCCTATCGACTTGATTTATTCGGCGATGAAATTGAACAAATTCGCTCTTTCGATCCAGATACTCAACGCAGCTTGTATCCAGTTAAAGAGGTTCGACTGTTGCCCGGTCATGAATTCCCTTTCAATGATGAGGCACGTACTGCTTTTAGGGGGCGTTGGCGTGAAGTATTTGAAGGTGACCCAACACGGTGCTCAATCTATAAAGATGCGAACCTAGGCATTCCTAGTGCAGGTATTGAGTCTTATCTACCCTTATTCTTTGAAGAGCAATCCAATCTGTTTGATTACTTCCCTAGATCGGGTGATCCAGTATGGTTGGTAAGCATTGGCGATACAGAAGAGAGCATCCGCAGTTTTTGGAAAGACACGCTTTCTCGTTACGAGTTTCTCAAACACGACCTTGATCGACCTATTCTTCCGCCGAAAGAGCTATTTCTTGATGTTGATGAATTCTTTTCTACTGCAAAACCAAATGCAAGATTGGTGTTAGATAACGCAATTAATGAAGCAAATCAATTTTTGCCAGTTCCAGATATAGCTGTACATCGTCGTGATACCGATCCGATTTCCCGTCTACGAGCAGTCGTTTCTCAGGAGAAATTGCGCGTTTTAATATGCAGTGATAGCGCGGGTCGCAAAGAATCCATTCGACAACTACTAGAAGAGAGTAATTCTGTTGCAGGCCAAGATGGCAAGCCTCTCTATCAACTCAAGCCTGAAGGCTTTGAGGGTATCGCTGACTTTGTGAAAAGCGATTCACTATTTGGCCTGGTTACTGCCCCCCTATTTAATGGCTTTTTGTGGCAGGCTGAAAATTTACTAGTTCTTACAGAGGCAGAGTTATTCACCTCGACTGCAAGACAGCGACGTAAAAGCAAGGGTTCAGAAAATGCTGATCCCGACATGCTCTTTAAGGATTTATCGGAGCTTAAGATTGGCGATCCTGTTGTGCATGCAGAGCATGGTATTGGACGATATCAAGGTCTAGTTCTGCTCAATCTAGCGCCGCCCAAGGAAGCACCCATCTTTGAAGAGTTCCTGCATTTGCAATATGCAGGGCAAGCAACCCTTTATGTGCCTGTTCAACAGTTGCAAATGGTTACCCGTTACGCAGGATCGGATCCAGACTCTGCTCCCTTGCATCAGCTTGGCTCAGGTCAATGGGATAAAGCGAAGCGTAAAGCTGCGCAACAAATTCGGGATACTGCTGCAGAGCTATTAGGACTATATGCTGCGAGAGCGATTCGCAAGGGTCATGCCTTTGAATTCTCAGCACACGACTATGCCGCCTTTGCAGAGAGCTTTGGCTTTGAAGAAACACCAGATCAGGCCAATGCAATTGCTGCAGTCATCGGTGATATGACCAGTGGCACACCTATGGACCGGTTGGTCTGTGGTGATGTAGGGTTTGGCAAGACTGAAGTTGCCCTTCGTGCCAGCTTTGTTGCTGTGATGGGCGGAAAGCAAGTAGCTATTCTGGCGCCAACGACCCTACTTGCCGAACAGCATGTTGCTACCTGGAAAGATCGCTTTGCCGACTGGCCTGTGCGTATTGTGGAGTTATCACGTTTTAAAACGACCAAAGAAATTAACGCTGCCCTTGAAGCGATTGTCAAAGGAGATGCAGACATCATCATCGGTACGCATAAATTACTCTCTAAAGAAACTCAGTTTGCTAATTTAGGTTTAGTCATTGTTGATGAAGAACATCGCTTTGGAGTCCGCCAAAAGGATGCGTTGAAAGCTTTACGTGCAGAAGTTGATATCTTGACCCTAACGGCCACGCCGATTCCAAGAACCTTAGGTATGGCTATGGAAGGCTTGCGGGAGTTCTCCATCATTGCTACCGCCCCACAAAAACGGTTGGCTATCAAGACTTTTGTGCGCCGTGAAGGTGATGGCGTCATACGAGAAGCCGTGCTGCGTGAAATCAAACGTGGTGGACAGGTCTACTTTTTACATAATGAAGTCGAAACGATTGAGAATCGTAAGCATGCCTTACAGGAGCTGATTCCTGAAGCTCGCATTAGCGTAGCCCACGGTCAAATGCATGAGCGTGAACTCGAATCCGTGATGCGTGAGTTTGTAACCCAGCGCACAAATATTCTTTTATGCACAACCATCATCGAAACTGGTATTGATGTACCGACCGCAAATACCATCATCATGCATCGCGCTGATAAATTTGGTTTAGCGCAATTACATCAATTACGTGGTCGTGTTGGTCGCTCACACCATCAGGCCTATGCCTATTTGCTGGTTCCAGACCCAGAGGCATTGAGCAAACAAGCACAATTACGTTTGAATGCTATTCAGGCCATGGAAGAACTGGGCTCTGGATTCTATCTAGCGATGCATGATTTGGAGATTCGTGGAGCTGGTGAAGTGCTGGGCGATAAACAATCTGGTGAGATTCATGAAATTGGCTTTCAGCTCTATACCGAAATGCTTAACCGTGCAGTGAAATCATTGCGTAGCGGTAAAGAGCCTGACCTGCTCTCACCCTTGCAAGCCACTACCGATGTAAATCTCGGAGTGCCTGCCCTATTACCCGAAGATTATTGTCCTGATGTTCATGAGCGCTTATCCTTATACAAGCGCTTTGCTGGTTGTAATGATTTTTCTGAACTCATGGGTCTTCGAGAAGAATTGGTCGATCGCTTTGGTGACTTACCGGATCAAGCCAAATCCTTTTACGAGACTCACCGCTTGCGTTTAGAAATGGTTGGTTTTGGTATTAAGAAAATTGATGCCACTCCAGCATCTATCCAGATTCAATTTATTCCGAACCCACCGATTGATCCTCTGAAGATCATTCAATTAATTCAATCCTCAAAACACATTCAATTAAACGGTCAAGACAAATTGAAGGTTCTGCCTCAGAAAGACAGGGAGTTTGACAAGTTAGAGCAACGCCTAGATGCCATTAGACAAGTTTTGCGCCGCCTAAATGAATCTGCAGTTCTGAGCAGCGCCAAAGTCGACTGAGTATTACGCTAGCAATCTACTATCATTAATATATGCAAACGTATCAAACCATAGTTGCCCTGTCTCGAGAGCCCATTGCGGAAAAGCTTGTTTTTGCGCTCAAAGATGTCGCCCTACAGTTCGGCGCTGCACTACATAGTCTTGGCGATCAACTATCAAATGGCACTTATCATTCAGAGCGATGGGAATGCAATCAAGATCTTGTTGTAAGCCAAAGAGAGTCTCTGCGAGCGATTGCAAGTCAATATAAAACAGATCTCTGTTTTCTGAATGCTGGCCTAGTACCGCAAGATATTCGCATTCTTGCAATGGACATGGACTCGACCTTAATCAATATTGAATGCATTGATGAAATTGCCGACTTCACTGGCAAAAAATCCGCTGTCGCAGAAATTACTGAAGCCACAATGCGTGGTGAAATTAAAGATTTCAAAGAGAGTTTGCGTAGACGTGTTGCTTTGCTTGAGGGTGTTCATGCCGATGCTCTAGAGGCAGTCTATCGTGAACGTTTACGCCCCAATCCTGGCGCACTTGAACTTTTGGCCGGCGTCCATGAACGTGGTCTCTACACCCTGCTTGTTTCTGGTGGCTTTACCTTCTTTACCGAAAAACTCCGTCAGCGTTTAGGTTTTAAACAGACGCAAGCTAACACCTTAGAAATCATTGATGGCAAGCTCACGGGGAAAGTTCTTGGAGATATTGTGGATGGCGCAGCTAAAGCAGCATACCTTGACGAAGCTTGTCGCATCCTCGGTTGCTCTAAAGTAAACGCCATCACAATGGGCGATGGCGCTAACGACTTAATCATGATGAATGGTTCAGGCATTAGCGTGGCCTATCAAGCAAAACCTGTAGTCAAAGAAAAAGCCGACGCGGCTTTTGACCATGTCGGCTTAGATGCAGCTTTGCTGCTAATTTCTTAAAGTATTTACATACGCTCGAAGATGGTCGCAATACCCTGACCACCACCGATACACATAGTGACCAAAGCGTATTTGCCTTGTACACGTTGTAACTCATGAATTGCTTTAGTAGCAATGGCAG
Coding sequences within:
- the mfd gene encoding transcription-repair coupling factor is translated as MSDALNLVPPIPAPRAGQRFTFSGLVGSADAALLAQSALRYRNDFSVMVVFCAQAQEAQRLVEEIPAFAPQLKVRLLPDWEILPYDHFSPHQDLVSERLATLYELLNGSCDIVLVPVTTALQRLGPPQFLSGHTFFFRQGDKLNEAALRLQLQQAGYDPVSAVMRPGEYSIRGGLIDLFPMGSSLPYRLDLFGDEIEQIRSFDPDTQRSLYPVKEVRLLPGHEFPFNDEARTAFRGRWREVFEGDPTRCSIYKDANLGIPSAGIESYLPLFFEEQSNLFDYFPRSGDPVWLVSIGDTEESIRSFWKDTLSRYEFLKHDLDRPILPPKELFLDVDEFFSTAKPNARLVLDNAINEANQFLPVPDIAVHRRDTDPISRLRAVVSQEKLRVLICSDSAGRKESIRQLLEESNSVAGQDGKPLYQLKPEGFEGIADFVKSDSLFGLVTAPLFNGFLWQAENLLVLTEAELFTSTARQRRKSKGSENADPDMLFKDLSELKIGDPVVHAEHGIGRYQGLVLLNLAPPKEAPIFEEFLHLQYAGQATLYVPVQQLQMVTRYAGSDPDSAPLHQLGSGQWDKAKRKAAQQIRDTAAELLGLYAARAIRKGHAFEFSAHDYAAFAESFGFEETPDQANAIAAVIGDMTSGTPMDRLVCGDVGFGKTEVALRASFVAVMGGKQVAILAPTTLLAEQHVATWKDRFADWPVRIVELSRFKTTKEINAALEAIVKGDADIIIGTHKLLSKETQFANLGLVIVDEEHRFGVRQKDALKALRAEVDILTLTATPIPRTLGMAMEGLREFSIIATAPQKRLAIKTFVRREGDGVIREAVLREIKRGGQVYFLHNEVETIENRKHALQELIPEARISVAHGQMHERELESVMREFVTQRTNILLCTTIIETGIDVPTANTIIMHRADKFGLAQLHQLRGRVGRSHHQAYAYLLVPDPEALSKQAQLRLNAIQAMEELGSGFYLAMHDLEIRGAGEVLGDKQSGEIHEIGFQLYTEMLNRAVKSLRSGKEPDLLSPLQATTDVNLGVPALLPEDYCPDVHERLSLYKRFAGCNDFSELMGLREELVDRFGDLPDQAKSFYETHRLRLEMVGFGIKKIDATPASIQIQFIPNPPIDPLKIIQLIQSSKHIQLNGQDKLKVLPQKDREFDKLEQRLDAIRQVLRRLNESAVLSSAKVD
- the serB gene encoding phosphoserine phosphatase SerB, which encodes MQTYQTIVALSREPIAEKLVFALKDVALQFGAALHSLGDQLSNGTYHSERWECNQDLVVSQRESLRAIASQYKTDLCFLNAGLVPQDIRILAMDMDSTLINIECIDEIADFTGKKSAVAEITEATMRGEIKDFKESLRRRVALLEGVHADALEAVYRERLRPNPGALELLAGVHERGLYTLLVSGGFTFFTEKLRQRLGFKQTQANTLEIIDGKLTGKVLGDIVDGAAKAAYLDEACRILGCSKVNAITMGDGANDLIMMNGSGISVAYQAKPVVKEKADAAFDHVGLDAALLLIS